The genomic window tggctcggaatttctggaaccaccattgatactgccttacgcttattgtccaatccccatatactgcattaatatttcttgtactttccgttgcgttgttgtctttattgaactcataaagcaaaatatgccaaatatgctcctttgttacttccaatatagctttgaaaaaaatagctgttaaaatcgaaatgcactcttcaaaacttgccctatgaataaggacaagataaaattactacctgcttttatagcaagttaatataagtagtttatcccattcccctctgacttttagttcaagctgttgaaaaaaaccgcattattatatatatatacatacacacatacatacatacatatacacacacactctctctctcacacacatgcacacatttatattctgttattgttttatacgtttcagccttgaggttgtggccatgctggatcgtgtgtgtgtgtgtgtgtgtgtgtgtgtgtctatcagtctgtatgtatatatgtatatgtatgtgtgtgaacaataatattttcaacagatgtgttgcaaatgtatctgattgttctcaagcttcaatactgtgtgtgtgtgtatgtgtgtatgtatgtatgtatgtatatgtatgtatgtatgtatatgtgtgtgtatgtgtgtatgtatgtatgtatgtatgtatgtatgtatgtatgtatgtatgtatgtatgtatgtatgtatgtatgtatgtatgtatgtatgtatgagtgtatgtttactttattactaacacaagccactacaggttatttaatgtaaagtcttcctcaaatcactctctctggctatttactctcttccaagaacattttcactcactcttatctgttagcttcccatacattttactcatgtatctatcagcgtcatagtcgtcatcgcattctattgtctacctgtcaacacactgaattagtttcactttattcgtagcacactgtgtgtgtgcgtttgcgtgtggtgtaaaccacattaagaagagcatttgacatacacaccagaatgtgagttttctgtaaattttgcttaattggagtttaaattttaaaaactggacctggcatgacccgatgcattctactcttaaaaatgctaggtaaattgtaattgaagaaatcctatattgtagatttctataactcccaaagggaggcagataaaatctgccttttataataagagatttttcatactttcatgttctaaaataagttgaaagataagctactataaatcggcatgaactttccagacaacccaataccctctgtaaggcccacataTTTCTTTGCTGAAACCGTGTccttataataggcgcaggagtggctgtgtggtaaagtagcttgctaaccaaccacatggttctaggttcagtcccactgcgtggcatcttgggcaagtgtcttctgctatagccccgggccgaccaatgccttgtgagtggatttggtagacagaaactgaaagaagcctgtcgtatatatgtatgcatgtgtgtctgtgtttgtccccccaacatcgcttgacaaccgatgctggtgtgtttacgtccccgtcacttagcggttcggcaaaaagagaccaatagaataagtactgggtttacaaagaataagtcccggggtcgatttgctcgactaaaggcggtgctccagcatggccacagtcaaatgactggggcagggccaacccataacattacatgccAGAGATTCGCCAAAGGGGTAGACCCAAACCATAACATTACATGGCGAAGATTTGCCAGAGGGGTAGAAGCaaaccataacattacatgacatgtcaaattcgccagaggggcaggtccaaaccataacattacatgacatgtcagattcgccagaggggcagggccAACCCATAAGATTACATGATATGTTGGAGATTTGCCAGAGGGGCAGGTCCattccataacattacatgacgaAGATTAGCCAGAGGGGTAGacccaacccataacattacatgacatgtcagatccGCCAGAGGGGCAGGaccaacccataacattacatgacatatcAGATTCGCCTGAGGGGCAGacccaacccataacattacatgacatgtcagatccGCCAGAGGGACAGGGCTAACTCATAACATTACATATCAGATTTGCCAAAGGAGCAgggccaatccataacattacatgacgtcagagattcgccagaggggcagggccaacccataacattacatgtcagaggggcagggccaacccataacattacatgtcagaggggcagggccaacccataacattacatgacatgttggAGATTCACCAGAGGGGTAGACCCaaaccataacattacatgacatgtcagattcgccagaggggcagggccaacccataacattacatgtcAGAGGGGCAGGGCCAACCCAAACATTACATGTCAGAGGGGCAGGGCCAACCCATAAATTACATGACATGTTGGAGATTCACCAGAGGGGTAGacccaacccataacattacatgacatgtcagatcgccagaggggcagggccaacccataacattacatgacattttGGAGATTTGCCAGAGGGGCAGGTCCattccataacattacatgacatggcGAAGATTTGCCAGAGGGGTAGACCGaaaccataacattacatgacatgtcaaaTTCGCCAGAGAGGCAGggccaacccataacattacatgacatgtcagagattcgccagaggggcagagCCAACCCATTACATGACAAGTCGGAGATTCGTCAGAGGGGCAGGGCCAGCGCATAACATTATATGACGTGGCGAAGATTTGTGAGAGGGGCAgggccaatccataacattacatTTCATGTCAGAGATTTGCCAGAGCCAAATGTATTTTGTAGCAATTCAAGTGACCTTTAACCCTATAAAAACGCCCAATGTGGTTTAAAATTATTACATGAGTATATAGTGGGGAGACTAAGGGAGTTCGTTGAGTGGTGTCAAGTGAAATTTGATGCAGAAGTAACCCATAACTGCAGAAACTATGTGTGAGAGTATTTATTCTTCTGGAACCACCATAGTTGAGGAATATCGCAGAATATGACTGTTAGTAGTTTGATATTTTAgaggcaaggcggcgagctggcagaaatgttagcacgtcgggcgaaatgcgtagccgtatttcgtctgctgttacgttctgagttcaaattccgccaaggtcgactttgcctttcatcctttcggggtcgattaaataagtagcagtaacgcactggggtcgatataatcgacttaatccgtttgtctgtccttgtttgacccctctgtgtttagccccttgtgggtagtaaagaaataggtatgtcgtctgccgttacgttctgagttcaaattccgccgaggtcgactttgcctttcatcctttcagggtcgattaaataagtaccagtaacgcactggggtcgatataatcgacttaatccgtttgtctgtccttgtttgtcctctctgtgtttagccccttgtgggtagtaaagaaatagatattttaaatagatatttagaGGCAACaaaacagggttttttttttataatattgttttttattgcatCCTTGTCttgattaaatcattaaaaacaatAGAATATGACAATATAGGAAATGAGACAAGCAAGtattttaatttgaaaacaaaacaaaaaaaaaaaaaaattaatattacaatGAAGCATTAATTCAATCCAGAGTTTAACAAACCAACAGAATCAGAAATGAATTTCAAAATAGATTGGAAGAATTCAAATACTGGTCTCTGTTTAACAACAGACAAGGAGTGCGGCACATCAATGAGTCATTGGAACCTGATGACTCCTAGGCATCGACATGTGACAGTATGAGAGTATACACCATGTCTTAGTAATATAAAGAcatcaggtgtgtatatatatatatatatggtgtgtatatatggtgtatgtgtgtgtgtgaaaatgtatgtgtttataaaaaagtataagagagagagggagaggatgaCAAATAAAGAGGTAAAGCTTTTAACGAATTGTCAAATTACAATCAAAGGTATGTTCGttatagaaattaaaaacaaacaattagaTTTCATAACTTCATGATTGAATCAAAAAGAGGcaaactgcatgtgtgtgtgtgtgtatatatatatatatatatatatatatatatatatatatatatatatatatatacatacatacatacatacatacatataccattataaatgtacacatacatacatatttgtgagcatatatatatatatatatatatgcacatgtgtgtgtgagcattaaatatatacacacagctatgCATATAGCACATtccagtgtctatatatataaacacacacacagacagacatatatatatatatatgcaagcatatagcATAttcctgtctatatatgtatatatgcatgcatatatgtgtgtatgtatgtgtgtgtgtgtgtgtgtgtaaagagacagacaaacagacagatagccaGGTATTATTTGGTACTATTGATtaactttaaaaatttattacTAATAACAATTTGACTCAAGACTAACTTTTACCTTGACCATTTTATTCAACCAAATAAGTTGTTTcagataatattttatgtatgtgggtatacatATTCCTATACAagtccatacacacagacacacacacacctctctctctctagacccttggatatatatatatatatatatatatatatatatataattcttttacttgtttcagtcatttgactgtggccatgctggcgcaccgcctttagttaaacTAATTGaccacagaacttattctatcagtctcttttgccgaaccgctaagttacagggacgtaaacacaccagcatcggttgtcaagcgatgttgggaggtcaaacacagacgcacaaacatatatatatctccaagGGTCTGCTAAAAATCAAAGactaagatataaaaaaaaatcttaagaataaatatatacatatgcacctacacacttatacatatatgcaaatatgtgtgtgtgaagtgtgaatatatacatatatatgaaacagaaacGAGCAAACTGAAACATCTTAGAGAAGCCAGTAGCGAGTGGCATGTATttcaacaacaaaagacaaatacaggtatattagATAGATTCTTGGTGTATTGAAATTATCTCTGCTTCCAGAGACAATAGACTTAATTGTTTGGTGCTAGTTGGCACCAGTGCCAAACAAGGatgggagataatttcaagaatcaagaattctccaCAACTGACATGCCACTATCGAAAGGACAAGTCAAGTTGTCCGGAGAAAAGACAGCTGGAACCACGATTCTGTCTCAATGTCATCAGCACTGCAATTGTCCTACTTTGCTTCCCGGCAGAACAAGATAATtagacatatacaaaaacaaaagtggacacacacacatacatattatagtgAGAaagacttcatatatatacatatatatatatatacatatatatatatacatatatatatatgcacatatatatatatgcacatatatatatatgcacatatatatatatgcacacacacatatatacatatgcacacacatatatacatatgcacacacacatacgcagtctGAAAGCATGAaatccatatttatatagatggtgtgtgtgtgtgtttgagataaGGTAAAGGAAAGAGTATCCAAACAAGGAGTTAACAACCACATTGATCTGTCAGAATctgctagttgttgttgttgcagagatatggagaaaaataaatacatagataaataagaataaaaaatagaagagaatgtTGTTGGAGTGATGGGTGGTGtgaatgtaagaaagaaaaatatagggTCTGGGGGGTATAGAAAGTCTTTATGGAAGCAGATTTGTACATTGAAACACTTTGGTTGTTTCTTCAGGTAAGTTCTTTAAAATTCATGTTGTTATATTTAAACGATTGCTTTCAAGGGACGAAGTGAAAGGAATTTTAAGTACAAAATATTCTGATttgtttacatgtacatatacacactgggTTTTGACATTTGGATAGTGGACACCTCTTTAGCTGGCATAGTGACTACAGCCGGTGGTGCAACAGTGGCAGTGCTAAGGTTTAAATCTTGTTTCTCTAAGAAACCATTCTGCTCTTGAAATGTTTCTTGTACTCCACTGATATAATGATCTGATGAAGAGACTTTGAGCATATTTTCGCAATGATCTGACTGTTGGCCAAATCCATTGGTgaggttttgttttgttgctggAGTTTTATTAACAATAAACCCATCTGACTTACTGATGGGGATACTCGAAGGTATTATTTGAGTATCTTTATTTGTGTCATTGTCTTTGTCATAAAGATTATCATAATCAGGGGTTTGGACATTTTCACCAGCAGTCTTATCATGTTCACTATCAAGTATCATGCCTTCAGGTGTCTTTGAACCAATCATAAACTCGCGAGCTGTCTCAGCCGAACCAGCATCAACTGAAGCAGCATCAACTTCATCTATATTTGTGGTACTGTCCATTCCAATTGACAAACTAATGTCGGAGGCATCTGCAAAGGAAGTCCTTGAACTCTGGTTGGATGTTCTAGAGTTGAAATCAAGCAAAGACAGTCGAGAGTTAGTTGCTGTATCATAATATGACGATCGATCATCGGTTGAGTATTCTGAATATTGACCTGACTGCATTGATCTCGTGTCAGCTCGACTTCGAGATAATTCAGGGGTAGTACTACTGCTTGTGGCTCGTCTCCGTGAGTAGGACTTCCCACTTCGTGTGTTCTTGCGGAAATGTTCATCAAGTGATTCAATGGGTTTCTTGTTGATGTATTGTTCAATGCTTGGTTGGATATCTAAACCAAATGGTAATGTTGGAAACTCgtttgattttggttttggcCCAACATCCATTTTACCTTTACGGAGTTCATCTAAACTTAACTGTAGCTGATCAATGACTGTGTCGTCATCATAACCAAAATCCTTCTCTAACTGATAATGGAGAAAATTCAGGATTTCATCCATTTGCATTCGAACAAGCTTTcctgaaaatatagaaaacagtATTTACAATGTGAAATTTGGAAGTTCAGGAATAAGGATTATTGACAATTACAGTAAAGATTATTGACCATTCCAATAAAGATGTAATAACGtttgaatgaggatgatgatgatgcagcagaGAAATGAATGACGAACGATTAATTAATTATGAAGATGGCCAtttatttaatatcatcatcatcatcatcatcatttaaaatcaaaatcaaaatcgatcaacatcaatggaaatttagctgtgataccagtgccggtggcatgtaagagaacctccgatcgtggccgtttgccagcctcgtctggcacgtaaaaagcacccactacactctcggagtggttggcattaggaagggcatccaactgtccaacccatgctagtatggaaagcagatgctaaacgatgatgataatgatgtctatgctagcatgagttagatggtttgacaaacTGGCAAGTCAGAGagttgcaccaagttccagtctgatttggtatgctttctacagctagatgcctttcctaatgccaaccactgtgagagtgtaatagacgctttttatgtgccaccagcatgggtgccacttACATGACACCAGCGACAGCCACGACTACGATTCCATGGGTGCTTAGtcattacaatataaaataaacaacatt from Octopus sinensis linkage group LG19, ASM634580v1, whole genome shotgun sequence includes these protein-coding regions:
- the LOC115221986 gene encoding USP6 N-terminal-like protein isoform X1; its protein translation is MNVVCFGFVMGSFLQLYIQFEHSDKLSDYEELQRAAKEREEIWQKYDKGREEGAEIEPWEDPEFSVYHVTDRYGFIHEHRLPPTSSSEVKLRQQEYERSQKWMKMLRNWDKYYGGEKMARRVYKGIPERMRGIVWARLLDVKKVKSEQEGIYEKMIMRSRKVSPYIKQIDMDVNRTYRNNIMFRDRYGVKQKALFNVLSGYSMYNTEVGYCQGMSEIAALLLMYLDEEDSFWGLSQLLTDKKHGMHGLFMPGFPKLIRLQEHHDNILRKYLGKLRKQLLRQEVYPSLYSIKWFLQCFLDRTPFSLNLRLWDIFILEGERLLVGMAYNICKMHRRKLVRMQMDEILNFLHYQLEKDFGYDDDTVIDQLQLSLDELRKGKMDVGPKPKSNEFPTLPFGLDIQPSIEQYINKKPIESLDEHFRKNTRSGKSYSRRRATSSSTTPELSRSRADTRSMQSGQYSEYSTDDRSSYYDTATNSRLSLLDFNSRTSNQSSRTSFADASDISLSIGMDSTTNIDEVDAASVDAGSAETAREFMIGSKTPEGMILDSEHDKTAGENVQTPDYDNLYDKDNDTNKDTQIIPSSIPISKSDGFIVNKTPATKQNLTNGFGQQSDHCENMLKVSSSDHYISGVQETFQEQNGFLEKQDLNLSTATVAPPAVVTMPAKEVSTIQMSKPSVYMYM
- the LOC115221986 gene encoding USP6 N-terminal-like protein isoform X2 — protein: MNKLSDYEELQRAAKEREEIWQKYDKGREEGAEIEPWEDPEFSVYHVTDRYGFIHEHRLPPTSSSEVKLRQQEYERSQKWMKMLRNWDKYYGGEKMARRVYKGIPERMRGIVWARLLDVKKVKSEQEGIYEKMIMRSRKVSPYIKQIDMDVNRTYRNNIMFRDRYGVKQKALFNVLSGYSMYNTEVGYCQGMSEIAALLLMYLDEEDSFWGLSQLLTDKKHGMHGLFMPGFPKLIRLQEHHDNILRKYLGKLRKQLLRQEVYPSLYSIKWFLQCFLDRTPFSLNLRLWDIFILEGERLLVGMAYNICKMHRRKLVRMQMDEILNFLHYQLEKDFGYDDDTVIDQLQLSLDELRKGKMDVGPKPKSNEFPTLPFGLDIQPSIEQYINKKPIESLDEHFRKNTRSGKSYSRRRATSSSTTPELSRSRADTRSMQSGQYSEYSTDDRSSYYDTATNSRLSLLDFNSRTSNQSSRTSFADASDISLSIGMDSTTNIDEVDAASVDAGSAETAREFMIGSKTPEGMILDSEHDKTAGENVQTPDYDNLYDKDNDTNKDTQIIPSSIPISKSDGFIVNKTPATKQNLTNGFGQQSDHCENMLKVSSSDHYISGVQETFQEQNGFLEKQDLNLSTATVAPPAVVTMPAKEVSTIQMSKPSVYMYM